aaataccaaaatatgattaatgattaagattaataggggtgcccaaactttttcataggactgtagctaacATCCTATAACTACATGCAGAAAAAATACGGATTTCCAGAAGTGgcaaaaatatatgtatacatattgtTCTTTGGGCGGGGGCTAAACCGGCACTGTAAAATAATGGGATCGCCTTAACCACGACCTCAGTTTTTCCCTATTGGAAATTTGGGTCATAAAACATTACTATATCAGACTCTGCAACAGTCGGTCGTGTTTCTCATGGAGAAAGGTAGAGGTTGCCATGATCCTGCACCATTGCCACATGTAGCCCCGACCCTAAAAATACACTGGGGAGATAACCTACCCTTTGGGTTTTGTAGCAAGGTCTTCCTGCTGTGAGTATAGCACATTACTGAACACCAGGTTGTACCAGAGGTCTAGTGCTGCTTGCACATAAGATTTGTTGGCAGGCTCTTAGGCTGGAAGTTGGGAGTGTCACAAGTAGAACATGCTGTAATTGTGTGTGGGATATGGCTGTGTACACGGGGCACAGATTCTGGGGCCACTGGCATGTGCGTTCCAGGTTGAGCgatcttcagctctccagctgctgacaaattacaactcccaacatgctcctttcacttccattggagttccaagaacagcagggcaagtatgcatgctgggagttgtagttttacaacagctggagtgccaatggTTGCTGACCTCTGAGCTACTGGATACCACATAACCTTCATCATGAAGTGAAGATGGaacagattaaagggattgtacatgacttgcatattgatggcctatccttagcatGTCATCCATATGTAACGAGTGGGGATCAGACGTCTGGGAAcgcagctgatcagctgtttaactAGCCTTTGGCGATGACTATGCgctcatcggtcacatggtatagctgcagctcagtaccattgaagtgaatggagaggaggTATACTTCCAACCACAGCCCCTATGCAATGTACGATGCTGTGCTGCTGAactctgtggcctcttcaaccagcAGGACCCAGGGAGTCAGACCCCACTACTTGATATGATGATGacctgtgttaaaggggttatctaagaaatccaatttttttcccgggaaggtgggggaaaaaaaacatactgaagtGTCCCCGGCGCTTTGGTGTCCCCGATCACTGTCTGGTCCCACAGTGCCCTGGGGTTTGTCCCAGCAGAAGTCCTTCCTGcacgtcactgctgaggccaatcagcggcgtAAGGAAAGGACTCGGGGTGTCACGGGTGACCTATTTGAGTGACCTACTGAGTTTTATCTATGCGGCCAGCTGGATCGGACATTGGCCTgggacaccggagcactggggacaggtgagaatgtttttggttttttatgtttgtttgtttttttcaccttgcCTGGCCTCCAGGAGAATATCTGTATTttctatacaacccctttaagaataggtcatcaatatgtatggaaaacctctttaaggcctgaTGCACATTCCAAACCACCATTCATATTATGCCATAGGTTggcacattttttttgttttgttctatTTGTATAAAATGGGAAGCACAATAAGGGCCACATGCCCTATAACCGTTCCATACAAGCCATGGTGCTGGTCGATGCCTATATTTGCCCCATACGGGTACTTTATTGCAGCATACATGTTGTATACCAGAAGTTGTATACCAGAAGTTGTAGTTTCTGAAGCACCAGGTGGCCACTTCTTATGTTGTTACCCTTTGCCGTTCACTGTTCCGCACTGATGTACCTGCTCTTCCCTTCTCCTCTCTGTAGTGTTATCTCAGCTGGGCTCTGCTGTGAACAGACCCGGGCACAAACTACCACACAAGAGTATGCATCTATCTCCTGCCTTACAACTGCAAAAGCAGCAAGCCTTGCAGCAGCAACAGCCACCCATACAAGTAATCTCCAAAGTGCACAAAAATAGCAAACCTGAAAATATTGCTTCCAAAAACTATAGGAACAATACAATCAATTATGGCCACAGCAAACTTTCTAAATACCAATATAAATGCTTGAAATCTGACAAAAGCTTTCTGATTCTCATCAAAAAAAATATCAATGCATGCAAAAACTGGGTGCTGCATGTGCGGTGCTATAGCAGGATTGTAGAGCTGGGATTGGCTGCAGTTGATGGGAGGTGCAAATAAGGAACCGCCACACTGTGCACATAACATACAGCATCGGATGTGCTTTAGCTTCTTGAATgttatcatttaaaggggttttcagaccccaaaACAAATTATCATATCCAGGTCCAtccaagataggtcatcagtatgtgatctgggggggtgggggtttgacacctgaactacacacagatcatctgttgtAGTAGCCTACTAGTGGATGGGCGGTGTGTGAAACTGCTCCTATTCAAGAGAAAGCAATGGGGCTGCAGTTCTCCAGAACTACCACTATGCAGTGACCAGGGCCGCCCCACCACTCCTATTACTAGCATTGTTTCAAGCACTGCCCATCCACTAACagcttatacactgtctaccaataagtctttggacacccatgtaaatgaagatatctgtggccgtgatgtacgtcacaccttccaccattaaatatcgtgtaggtaacagcattggcattagtcgtatgcaagatgccacaaagtgcagagttgtccgatttcgagaaaggggtaattgtgaggtaccacagaaatggccaatccttaagggacatagcaatgaactgaattacccaaaattgacagtgatctatgtgattacaaagtggaaggtgaacagtgattgttggagtgtgccctgagtcggcagacccctgaaactgggagatagaggccaacaagtgctggccagagaaactgcacccaaccgatggctcacatacaccaggagtgtcaccaggcatccgggagtattgtgtcgctcaatcccatctgtaaggaagcatctgctggggaattccaactattgtatatgaagaaatgttgtgtttctattctaccacagctgtccatatacttattggtagacagtgtagcacCCAGAGGTTATATGTGCGGGGTctgaccccaacagatcacataccgaTTACCCATCCTgttgataagtcatcagtatgaaaattcgattTAGGGTCATAAAACCCTGTTAAGCCACCAAATATTGCATAAAGGCTGGAGAGGAAACGGATGTTTTGCTTCAACACTTAACTCTTTATAGTTGTATCTCATTTGTAGATGTTTCTACGTAAATCCATATGGAAACCCCAAAATCAGCATGTATTATCACCGTGTCCTCCTCAGGAGACAGATAAAGCAAATCAGGCAATGTGTTATAGGGTAGGGGGAGCCAACTAGATTGGTATATAGATTTGTGGGAAGAAATTCAGTGTATAtcattatttaatttattttggccCATTATATTATGAGCCCATCTTCTTAATAGTAAGAATTGTCTATACTTTCGTTTCTTGTCCTGACTTCATCAATAAGTCACATGCTCACAGTGAGACCTTTATTTTTCTAGCATGGATTGCTGTGCAAAGAGAAAtctctctgctgcctgcagataaTATTGAAAAGTACTGTGTCACCTCAAATTCTCTTGCCCTGTTACTGTTGTCCTTGCTTCTCTCTTATAGAATCTGCATTCACTGAGTCCAGTGAGTGGTCTTAGGCTAAGTTTATAgagttttttttggtctggaacctgaggcgaaggccgcctcaggttccagaccaaaagctgggtagctgcgactgaaagtcggtgcactgcacggcatccagccgcgcactccgctccggattaggcccaatgactgggcctagtcgggagttacatagtagatgaggttggataaagacattagtctatCAAGTCCAACTTATATCTTCAGTCCGAATTGCGAGGCAAAatggcctaaagaatgagcatgtcgcttcttttttccgagagctggAACTAACTGTCTCCCGAAAAAAAAGACCTCACCTGctctcattgattttaatgggagccgtctttttggtcaggattttgaggtggatacggcctcaaaatactgaccaaaaaactctgtgtgaacttagccttactcaTTGACCACTTACTTGAGGGAGTGCCTATACAGACAGCTGTCAGTCATTGAGTAGGAGCACCCACTGGACTCTTGAGCCAAAAATGAGCAGAGATTTAAAGTTCTATGATCTTACCCTGCAaaaatatatcaatctgctcagctcatcTTACTCTGGACTGACTGCACTTTCATGGTAACTGGTGCACTATAAGAATAGGTTGAATATAGTCCCCACTACTGGACCATAAGTTAGGTTACCTAACCAATCCAGGCCAATGAAGTGACCCTGTATCCTCACCATGACTTGCTTTGGTACCACTGATGCTGCATGACTGCTCATTCATGTGTCTGTGTTGTGCATAGCATCCACGTTCTGTTCGCTTACGCCAAATATTCTGCACCCCTTGTAAACTTTGCTaaaaatttgtctttttttttttattctcttcctCCATCCATCCCTATAACAGTTGCAATTCTTGCAACATCAAATGCACCAAATGGCTATGGCAGCAGCACAAGCTCCACCGCTCCCTCCACCCCATTCAGACAGCCGGTCAAGAAATAAGTGAAGAGAACGTTTCTCCGAGCTACCCGGACCCAAACACTGGAGGACGCCGGCCGCTCTTGTCCACTATGACAAATCAGAGACACTGAACGGACTCATCTGCCAAAAATTGCCTTCTCTACAATAGTTTTAACGTGTTTTAATGTTAGAGATAAACCACtgaattttaacaaaaaaaaaaattgtgaaaaaatgaacTCGGCGAACTTTGCATTAAAAAGGCGACCATAGAGATTTCACAAAGTTTTTAACTGTCTTCTTAGATGCAGCCCACCCTAACGTAATGAATGTATAGAGAATACGCATAAGCAAAGGGATCACTTTATTTAGTACAAAACGTGTCCGACTCTAACAAATACAACTTTTTACATGTCATCTATGAAAAACAAACGTCTGCTTTATTGTGTCTTGACGCTGAGCAGAACTTCATCCAGGAGAGTCTGCACTTCCTTATGTCTGGAGACTGCCCGGCTGATGCACTCCTGAAGTCTTTCTGCAGAAAAGGAGCTGCCACCTGAGGAGCGACGACAACAATGAGAGACATTGTGCTAAAGCAGTTCGCCATACCTTGTATGCCTGAAGCGCGCTAGTCTGATTTACAGAAGACGACGTTTTATCATCTACTGTCTACAGATGTCACATAATGTCCAACTCCCAACCAGACACCATTCAAGCAGGGGTGGTGATGTACAAAGaactatttcaggggaaaaatatgGCGGGGAGGTTTATCAtgagattttttaattttttgcacaAATTCTCAAACATCGTACTTGTAGTTTACTTAACTGGTGCCCTTGCTGCTGCGTCCATTGATATACATTGGCTCCCAGTCAGTTGTtcccttagggctagtttacacgaGGCAAAATGGTCGGAatcagtgtcaaaatcctgccgcctcccaatgaaatcaatgtgagccgctcatgcgacatgccctttcttcaggcggagtctgcCTTACGACACCGCCCTCcagactaggcacattcatttgggcctaatccggagcggaaagacATAAAGGAATATATTCAcgcagaaccccgtgtgaaccagcccttataaAATGGCCGCTGAGCTCCCTGTGCCTGCAGCAATGTGGGGGATATTTATCAAGCAAAATGGGCCAGAATTCTGGCATTAAAAAACTGCGCCactttcattaaagaggacctttcatatccttagGCACATCATCCCCCAACAAAACAGGGCATGGCCTATGGTGCGGCATTTTCTGGCGTAAACTACGCCAACTTAAAGGTGATGTAAAGTTAGACTAAACAGTCTATGAATACGACAGATAAATCTGATGAAGTTAAAGATTGTCTAGTCTACGTTTGTGCTAGTTTTTagtgttagtaaatctgccccatgtctACCAGACAGGACTCCAGAGGACGTCAGTGGCAATCTTATAACCAAACAGATAAGATGGAAGCGGTAACAGGTAAATACCATGTTCAAGTGTATCTAGTCAACTTCTTTTTAGCAGGGCGGAGGGTTGTTTTACAAGTGACACTTCAGTCCTGCCATGTTCTTATAAGTCACTGACATCACTGAGACAAGTGTTGGGTTTTTGTTAAAGAGTTCTGTAGACGGGGCTTGATAAATATCCCTCAGGTAAGTTGCATAATAAAAGGAGCGACTCTTCCTAGTTTCAATTCATATAGCGCAGAAATTCTAGTTCAATTTGTGGGGAAAAACGGACATCCGTGTCTTGCACCAAATTTATCCTGAGTTTGACATTATTttgttgcttaaagaggacctttcatggtttggggcacaggcagttctatatactgctgctttttttgtagaatgggaggaatccTCGCagaaacggggagaacatacaaactccttgcagatgttgttcctggcgagattcgaaaacctaggactccagcgctgcaaggctgcagtgctaaccactgagccaccgtgttgcccaggcCGCAACACAATCTTTCAAAAGTACAGGGAGTTTTGAGCTAGGTGTAAGGAACTCTTAAACGTCAACCCCACACTCTGAATAGGGCCCAGCACCCGTTGCTCCATGTTGCGCCAGGTAATAATCTAGACAAccatcagtcagtatataccagGTGACCAGATAGATAGTAGAAGTGCCAGTCCACAAGCAGGAGTAGAGCGTCCACCGAAAGCACCTGGAGCACCATCTTGTGGTGCTCACCAATGGTCTTCAGGAGTAACCCTGATACTTAgtcaaaaaaaatcccatttatttccatgtgGCTGTATAGCCCTAGCCTTACCGTAAGAGCCACATCTGCTTCCTATTTCCATTTGCTGTGTCAGTGTCTACAGCTCAGGAGACATCTTCGCAGTCTGGAGATGAATCCTTTCATGTTGCCTTTTCTTTGTAATGCCAGTTCTAAAGAAAATTCTGCGGTGTGTTGTGCAATTCCAACGTTTATTCACACCAGGAATTACAGCAGTTCCCCACTGGTCCCATCTACTTGTGTGCAGCTGACCGCATGCTCTCCCATGTCTTACAGATAGATAAgactgctgaggtcagtgatttgcTGCAGCGGTCTTGTCTGTGTATGGCATGAGACCACTGACTGGCCGCAGCACTCAAATATGGTTATTGGCACAAATGTGAATGGATACCAAGGCAAATCGCACTGCACTGGAGCTTGTGGGGGATTAaatgggagaattttttttttttttttttttaaccatttcctGCCTTCAATAAACCATCCTGAATAACCCCGTTGGGCCATCAGGGCAGGATGGGAGATGAAGTTTGCAACGGCTGCAGACACAGGTTGGAGATGAATGAAATGTCATAGGTTTGTAAGTAGACCCTTCATATTACCTGGTTTCCGAATCGTACATAGCTTTCCATCCTCATCTGTCACTATAGTCAGAAGTCCTGTGGCTAAGCTTTCTTCTTCATCTGTAGGGTCCACAAGAATATATGTGCTGGAAATGAAACAGACAGCGCAGCGTTAGTGTCTAATATGACTACATAGTATATCAGCCAGAGTCATAAATGAAAACCGCCACCCGGGGTAAAGGGCAATTCCGCATTACATTTATCTATATATAACAGGGGAAATGACTAGAGTCCTTTCACATAATGGAGTCCTTAATTGATTATGAGAaacgtcacttttttttttgcagacagcACAAGGATGACATCTGTGCACTGATTATAGTGTTCACAGACCCATAAACTTTAATAGGTGTGACCGCTCTGCAAAAGAGGCCGAAGTAgagcatgtctgtttttttttttttttttacactgaccCACTTAAAATCAATAGGATTGTGTATCGTCCATGATAAATAGGTGAAGAAGGCCCAAGACTCTCATTTACCCAAACCACATAGAGACTGACAACATTCTGTGTAAACACGGAGACACAGGGAAAGCTGTTGTCAATCACCATACATGGGTAGGGAGAGTAGTCTCATTGTCTCTCCTAGGGGTCCTGTCAAGATTTAGTCTAGGTGTTTTACTAAGATATCCTGctgcaaacctatatatcacagagttcagcttctctcctctgtcatataaccctatatatcacagagctcagcttctctcctctgtcatataaccctatatatcacagagctcagcttctctcctctatcatataaccctatatatcacagagctcagcttctctcctctatcatataaccctatatatcacagagctcagcttctctcctctatcatataaccctatatatcacagagctcagcttctctcctctatcatataaccctatatatcacagagctcagcttctctcctctatcatataaccctatatatcacagagctcagcttctctcctctatcatataaccctactagcctctgcctgtgaccgcgtctgtgtgttgttggcatcgatgatccgcctttatttagcaaattgctggcatcaatggtttgcctgctcctgcgttttggcagctgtcctgctgctgaactcgttcctcgtgctgtgcccatgattgttccggcatctcagcagcttcctggggcgccatataatgagcgtgttgttggtatcgatgatccccctcagctccacttgaagagaactctgtgacttctggctaccttcatagctgtcattgttttacaattttacaacaaattagattttctttttcccggcatgtttaaaagtagcaaactgccaatttggattaaaggtgttttcccatccagtgtgtcagcactacctggagctgatcagataatatgcaaataggtgtacacaatccactgagggttagctgagtgtttacatagagagataacagacctggctgagataagctgctgcaagagcagtgtaatatagtatgaacataaattcataacagttgtgaagccatgtcatttaccgagatacaaagtagcctatgtgttaatcgaggttacaatctatctatgtgctaaatttcattcaaatccgttcagggctcattcacatctgcacccgtactctgttctgcaggtttccatttcctgcacaaaacgggcaggagatggaaacctgccggcatgtttcaagcccattcatttgagtgttttatgctctccgctgtgaaaccgtttttttttaaactgtacacatagtcggacatgcagtactctgtgtccggtttttaaaaaaaaacggtttcatcgcggagcacataaaacactcacagccggactcggcatgacaggtttccgtcttctgcatgcagaagacggacacCTGAAAATGGCTCTGgtttgaacccagcgtcagccatttttgcgtgattgaggaacaaacatccaaacaaacacacaaactttcacatttataatattattaggaatGATagaatatatcacagagctcagtttctctcccttTCTCATATCCTGCTATCAGACAAGGAGGCAGAAGGAGACTGAGGATACTTACTCATCAAATACTGCGAATGATGTAGACACTGGATGTTTCTGGAGGTGCAGAGGACTTTTAGAGGATAACTGGACTTCTGCCAGGCCGGTTTCTTCACTTATTTTAACAGCTGGCAATTGTACTGTGTAAGAAGAGACCATCAGTAGTCAGAATAGAAGAGCGACATTTACTCTGTCTCAATAAGACCATTTTATTCTACATATTTAAGGTGTGACGTATGCAGGGACGTGCTGGAAGGTCCGATCACAGGAATAGTATGGCGCCTTCTATAAAAGTGTTACACAGATCAGTGGTCCAGTACAATAATCTGCTCTCTGTAGAAGTGGCATATGTGCTGCAGAACATATAAAGAGGTCTAATAAACCTGCTGTAATAACACGCTACTGACAAGCCAACAAAACAGGTATCTTGTGACATTTTCCAACTTATGCAAATGCCTAGTAAATGTGGAAACCAATGAATCGTCTGTTTTTGGATAATACGACAGGCCAAATATTTCTTATATGATGGAGAGAGACTGCTGGGATTTTAGAAGATACATATAAGCGCCCTCTGGTGGCTTCTCATATGAATGTTCTAATCACGGGAAAAGGAGCAGCGTGCAGCATGTGAACATGAACTGATACAGTGGTGCTCTGTGTATCCTTGTACAAGTTATATTCTGAATTGCACCAGGTTTTCAGCTTATCGCCACTCCCCAAGAATCTGAGTGCTGTGACAACCATTAACCATatcctgtatcccctgtataaatgggGCAGCAGATCATCCCCAGTGCTTGTTCTctagacactgaacaagcagaaAATGTAgctaaatgggtttttaaactgaccactggCAATGCCGTTTTTCCGGGGATTTAGGTGGAAACCCAAAGTGTGAACGCAACATAAAACACAACTTGTTCTATAGATTACATCTATACATAAACCGTAAAATGGTATTGGATTGTAATGGATAGCTTACCATTTCTTAATGCAGCGACCAATGCGCAGACACAGGCATCAAGGAGGTTCCCGTCATAATCCAGACATATGAGATCACAATACAAAACCCACGCCAGctgcaaaatatatatacacacaaatgtTATAAGTGAACCATATCTTGTCTCATGGTACTATTCTACTTATCAGCATGACATGTGCCCTCCAAACTAACAATGGATCCTTATTATGGAACAGAACATGATGGAGTACAAATTTTTTCCCTGACAAGATCTACtgtcattaaagggaacctgacaggATGTTTAAGTCCCCAAAACCACGGGCAGCACCTGACTGTTGTGCTGTAATACTTCCCAATTATATCCTTTGCTTAACAGCCAGCATAAGTAATATGAGTTTTTGCCATGAGAAGTCCATGTCCTTATCCTACCCAGCCGAATGTTGACGGACACCAAACTTCATCATAAGCCCAGCTTAGATCAGCTCAATGGTGCACGGGCGAAGTTTCTCCCGAGTGTATGGGGACATTCCCTTTCCTAACGAACGTCAATCAATCCTGGTGGGAGGCATTAGGGAGAGGACATCATGACTTTTAGCACATGGTACATGTTGGCTATAAAACCGAGGCAACTTCTTGGCAAACCTAGAACACATCTGCAAAGTGCCCCAGAACAactgaatccctttaatgcaaaacATAAAGCTTATACATGGAGCTGGAATAGAGATGAAATGAAGCTTTGCTGCACCTTTAGTTTTTGGAGTGCTCAAAACCATCCCAGCTCTTCTTCCCTTCATCTCCTCCTTCCCTTTGCTCCTATTTAGTCTCATGTTTCAATTAAAACTGGGAAATACATAAGGAAACCTTCAGTGTGTCCCAGGAGATCAACCATGTCCTCCCAAGATTGTTTCTTCCACTTTACTTTTATTATTCATTCCTGGCTTAGTGTTTAAAGGGAACAGTGAGGGACATTGAAAAGGGAAAATCCACCCAAAACTGGCTATTTCATATATCATTCTTTCACCTGCTTTTTATCTTGCTGTTTATATGTCTACATATCAGACTAAGGCAGTGATTGCGAACCAATGACACATGTGTCAAAGGTGACACATTTTGGATGACGCAAATGGTCTGAACCAAGTGGCAACCTTCCATGAGGCGAGCTGAGGTGGCAGCGCTTCATGAAGTAAACTCATTTTGACACACCGCGATCAAAAGGTTAGCCACCACTGGCCATAATAAGATTCAGCAGTTCCTGTATTATGAAACGTCATGGTCTGTATTATACAAGTTTTCCACAAAGATGGCAGAATCTCCTATCATAGTTACTGCAGATGATGACAGGCTccagtcacacagttataatgataGGGATCCAAGCTCAGCCTCCCTGACTGTATActtatgtggtgtgtatataaaGGGAATGATAATCACAGTATCCTCAAAGCAGGCAGAGATTGTACTGGCTCTAGCTGCTATAGATGATGCTGTGATGAAGAGCCACTGGATTCAAAGCAATATGTAGAGAAAGCAGAGGAAATCCTAAAACAAAGATGGCCTCTTTGTGAAGCAGAGGAGACGCTGCAGTGCtaaaagtacagtatatataaaagaAGTGCAGAATGTGGCAGACAATGACGTGGGGGTGGGTGATGGAGAAGGGGGGTATCCACTGCAGGTCTAATATATGTAATGGTAAATGTACAAATAAGGAATGGGATATCCTTACTTTGCCACTTGAAATGCACAAGTCTTCTTTCTG
This sequence is a window from Leptodactylus fuscus isolate aLepFus1 chromosome 2, aLepFus1.hap2, whole genome shotgun sequence. Protein-coding genes within it:
- the EXOSC8 gene encoding exosome complex component RRP43; protein product: MAAGYKTVEPLEYYRKFLKQNCRPDGRDLNDFRTTTINVGSITTADGSALVKLGNCTVICGIKAEFSNPPTDAPNKGYMVPNVELTPLCSSRFRSGPPGEEAQVASQFLADVIENSQIIQKEDLCISSGKLAWVLYCDLICLDYDGNLLDACVCALVAALRNVQLPAVKISEETGLAEVQLSSKSPLHLQKHPVSTSFAVFDDTYILVDPTDEEESLATGLLTIVTDEDGKLCTIRKPGGSSFSAERLQECISRAVSRHKEVQTLLDEVLLSVKTQ